The following proteins come from a genomic window of Aequorivita marisscotiae:
- a CDS encoding cystathionine beta-synthase, with protein MKENKIKNYIGNVLKNMPMDWINLTTHRLDIYEEQLAKKQFLTEFEALFNNNNFDNKALSKLPTAYDYIRLGHPLSSVLEWGIAHLNNLNPDNVISFSSKTIPVFAVLRKNLLTNKNTQILYKESLPLAFDAEILQRVYGYKFTLKKIDCIEDFTEADNNKFDGSVIYISENDQVGKVNLHSNIDFYINHYKDLGSFLIVNGNQNESYISEIQHVRRRETIAMTPANSLSALNLLVENNLNENRLENNNHEALDANKNSVINSIREITGSHTKVQVASSGLSMQYAIMMGLIHDALENHKGKEIKFIVPPNCYGGTNDQARRVAASIDNVEVVDLLVDGENEMVSSIDQILDKIARQDAVPYIIAEIPTNPRVEVPNLENLLAVLSADRKTSEGKKAVAPVFILDQTFCPNVHFLGEGEILSTVKTIAYVSGSKFPSGGRCTAGYCVGNKETEALIDKIELHLHLCDNEATELQYKILANQLPSMNQRIAAAYKNTREFVNYIHKTLPEAKINFVSDALAARGFTPSVFSLDLPTKGSTADEREAYKRSLNLKLINLMITEIAHECKFCVSYGQLKGSYWTIPATSTQGTTKEGDKDYIVRVSISPTLDLELHKKVFAKFVESI; from the coding sequence ATGAAAGAGAATAAAATAAAAAATTACATTGGCAACGTTTTAAAAAATATGCCGATGGATTGGATTAATTTAACCACACATCGATTAGATATTTACGAGGAACAATTGGCCAAAAAACAATTTCTTACGGAATTTGAAGCCTTATTTAACAACAATAATTTTGATAACAAAGCACTAAGTAAATTACCCACGGCCTATGATTATATACGGTTGGGACATCCATTGTCTTCGGTTCTTGAATGGGGAATCGCTCACTTAAACAATCTTAATCCGGATAATGTTATCAGTTTTTCGTCCAAAACAATTCCTGTATTTGCAGTTCTAAGAAAAAATTTGCTAACAAATAAAAATACCCAAATTTTATATAAAGAGAGCCTACCCTTGGCCTTTGATGCTGAAATTTTACAGCGTGTTTACGGCTATAAATTCACTTTAAAAAAAATAGATTGCATAGAAGATTTTACCGAAGCGGACAACAATAAATTTGACGGGAGTGTAATTTATATTTCAGAGAATGATCAAGTAGGGAAGGTCAATTTACATTCGAATATTGATTTTTATATTAATCATTATAAGGATCTTGGGAGTTTCTTAATTGTAAATGGGAATCAGAATGAAAGCTACATTTCAGAAATTCAACATGTTCGCAGAAGGGAAACTATTGCTATGACGCCTGCAAATTCGCTTTCCGCTTTAAACTTGCTGGTTGAAAATAATTTAAATGAAAATAGATTAGAGAATAATAATCACGAAGCTCTTGACGCAAACAAAAATAGCGTTATAAATTCTATTAGAGAGATAACTGGTTCGCATACAAAAGTGCAAGTTGCCTCGAGTGGTTTATCTATGCAATACGCTATAATGATGGGTTTAATTCACGATGCGTTGGAAAATCACAAAGGAAAGGAAATCAAATTTATAGTTCCTCCCAATTGCTATGGCGGTACCAACGATCAGGCAAGACGTGTGGCCGCAAGTATTGATAATGTTGAAGTAGTAGATTTGCTTGTTGATGGAGAAAATGAAATGGTTAGTAGTATAGACCAGATTTTAGATAAAATAGCCAGGCAAGATGCCGTACCTTATATAATTGCCGAAATACCCACAAATCCGAGGGTAGAAGTCCCAAATCTTGAGAATTTACTGGCTGTTTTGAGTGCAGATCGAAAGACGAGCGAAGGCAAAAAAGCCGTAGCTCCCGTTTTTATTTTAGACCAAACATTTTGTCCGAATGTTCACTTTTTAGGTGAAGGGGAAATATTATCAACAGTAAAAACCATTGCATACGTTAGTGGATCAAAATTTCCGAGTGGCGGAAGATGTACTGCTGGTTACTGCGTAGGAAATAAGGAAACAGAGGCTCTGATAGATAAAATTGAATTGCATCTACATCTTTGTGACAATGAAGCTACTGAACTTCAATATAAAATATTGGCAAACCAACTGCCTTCAATGAACCAACGTATAGCAGCTGCCTATAAGAACACACGCGAATTTGTAAACTATATTCACAAAACTTTGCCAGAAGCTAAAATCAATTTTGTTTCGGATGCTTTGGCCGCACGAGGGTTTACCCCTTCGGTATTTTCATTAGACCTTCCTACAAAAGGCAGTACAGCCGACGAGAGAGAAGCGTATAAAAGATCGTTAAATCTGAAATTAATAAATTTAATGATTACAGAAATCGCTCACGAATGTAAATTTTGTGTTAGCTACGGACAATTAAAAGGCAGTTATTGGACTATTCCTGCAACCTCAACGCAGGGAACTACCAAAGAAGGCGATAAAGACTATATTGTGCGAGTTTCAATTTCTCCTACCTTAGATCTCGAACTTCATAAAAAGGTTTTTGCAAAATTTGTTGAAAGTATTTAA
- the lpxD gene encoding UDP-3-O-(3-hydroxymyristoyl)glucosamine N-acyltransferase — protein sequence MKSYTINEINNFLTGELIGNTDQLIVGPEELKKANKSQITFIGSTKYAKFWEESKACAALVNQDLNIEPGDGRAIIKVKNVDLAMAKILELFNPPAPVFITEIHPSAVIHETAEIGEGCKIGANCYIGKDVTLGNDVILYPNVCVFDETVIGDKTIVWSGTIIRERCIIGSNCIFHTNVSIGADGFGFRPSDDGRGLVKIPQIGNVIIGHYVEIGANSCVDRAKFSSTIIGDGCKIDNLVQIAHNSVMGRFCIMAGHSGLAGSVTLGDGVMIGGSASIKDHTSINSGATVGAGSGVMNDVAAGKTVLGYPAQDARDMLREWASIRKIVKNK from the coding sequence ATGAAATCTTATACTATCAATGAAATAAACAATTTTCTTACAGGAGAATTAATAGGAAATACAGACCAACTAATTGTTGGTCCGGAAGAATTAAAAAAGGCAAATAAAAGTCAGATTACATTTATTGGTAGCACCAAATACGCTAAATTTTGGGAAGAATCAAAAGCTTGCGCGGCTCTTGTAAATCAAGATTTAAATATTGAACCCGGTGACGGTCGTGCTATTATAAAAGTTAAAAATGTAGATTTGGCCATGGCGAAAATTTTAGAGCTGTTTAATCCACCAGCGCCTGTGTTCATTACTGAAATACACCCCTCGGCCGTAATTCACGAAACAGCAGAAATTGGAGAGGGTTGTAAAATTGGTGCCAACTGCTATATTGGAAAAGATGTTACATTAGGTAACGATGTAATTTTATATCCAAACGTCTGCGTGTTTGATGAAACCGTAATTGGCGACAAAACAATTGTTTGGTCGGGTACAATAATAAGGGAGCGCTGTATTATTGGTAGTAATTGTATTTTTCATACCAATGTTAGTATTGGCGCCGATGGATTTGGTTTTAGACCGAGTGACGACGGGAGAGGCTTGGTAAAAATTCCACAGATAGGAAATGTTATCATAGGTCATTATGTAGAAATTGGAGCCAATTCATGTGTAGATAGAGCAAAATTTAGCTCCACAATTATTGGCGATGGTTGTAAAATAGATAATCTTGTCCAGATAGCACATAACAGCGTTATGGGCCGTTTTTGTATAATGGCAGGGCACAGCGGTCTTGCGGGTTCTGTAACTTTAGGCGATGGTGTAATGATTGGCGGCAGCGCTTCTATTAAAGATCATACCAGCATTAATTCTGGCGCCACTGTTGGTGCCGGTTCGGGAGTAATGAATGATGTAGCAGCAGGAAAAACCGTTTTGGGATATCCCGCTCAAGATGCTCGAGATATGTTAAGGGAGTGGGCATCAATTAGGAAAATTGTTAAGAACAAATAA
- a CDS encoding beta strand repeat-containing protein: protein MKKLLLLLIFISGNFLFAQVGIGTDMPNPSTQLEIKSSNRGILIPQISLTGITDQTTITAGNLQSLLVYNTSTNATLSPGYYYWYQNKWHRLLTENDLPDYIVFWDVVNNNFYYFDQNGDIIIIDISDLETLTYLGLNADGHTLEYTDEDGIVTSIDLGAVIDNFETLTTIVDNNNGSFTYTDEDGGTTTIDISNLETLTYLALNPDGRTLEYTDEDGIVTSIDLGAVIQAFETLTTIVDNNNGTFTYTDEDGGTTTIDISNLETLTYLALNADGRTLEYTDEDGIVTSIDLGAVIDNFETLTTIVDNNNGTFTYTDEDGGTTTIDISNLETLTYLALNADGRTLEYTDEDGIVTSIDLGAVIDNFETLTTIVDNGNGTFTYTDEDNVTTTIDVSNLETLTVLALNVDGKTLEYTDEDGVLTSIDLETVIDNFETLTTIVDNGNGTFTYTDEDNVTTTIDVSNLETLTVLALNADGKTLEYTDEDGVLTSIDLETVIDNFETLTTIVDNGNGTFTYTDEDNVTTTIDVSNLETLTTLALNADGKTLEYTDEDGVLTSIDLETVIDNFETLTTIVDNGNGTFTYTDEDNVTTTIDVSNLETLTVLALNADGKTLEYTDEDGILTSIDLETVIDNFETLTTIVDNGNGTFTYTDEDNVTTTIDVSNLETLTVLALNADGKTLEYTDEDGVVTSIDLETVIDNFETLTTIVDNGNGTFTYTDEDNVTTTIDVSNLETLTVLALNADGKTLEYTDEDGVLTSIDLETVIDNFETLTSIVDNGNGTFTYTDEDNVTTTIDVSNLETLTVLALNADGKTLEYTDEDGVVTSIDLETVIDNFETLTTIVDNGNGTFTYTDEDNVTTTIDVSNLETLTVLALNVDGKTLEYTDEDGVLTSIDLETVIDNFETLTTIVDNGNGTFTYTDEDNVTTTIDVSNLETLTVLALNADGKTLEYTDEDGILTSIDLETVIDNFETLTTIVDNGNGTFTYTDEDNVTTTIDVSNLETLTVLALNADGKTLEYTDEDGVLTSIDLETVIDNFETLTTIVDNGNGTFTYTDEDNVTTTIDVSNLETLTVLALNVDGKTLEYTDEDGVVTSIDLETVIDNFETLTTIVDNGNGTFTYTDEDNVTTTIDVSNLETLTILALNADGKTLEYTDEDGVLTSIDLETVIDNFETLTSIVDNGNGTFTYTDEDNVTTTIDVSNLETLTVLALNVDGKTLEYTDEDGVVTSIDLETVIDNFETLTTIVDNGNGTFTYTDEDNVTTTIDVSNLETLTVLALNVDGKTLEYTDEDGVLTSIDLETVIDNFETLTTIVDNGNGTFTYTDEDNVTTTIDISNLETLTILALNADGKTLEYTDEDGVLTSIDLETVIDNFETLTTIVDNGNGTFTYTDEDNVTTTIDVSNLETLTVLALNADGKTLEYTDEDGVLTSIDLETVIDNFETLTTIVDNGNGTFTYTDEDNVTTTIDVSNLETLTTLALNADGKTLEYTDEDGVLTSIDLETVIDNFETLTTIVDNGNGTFTYTDEDNVTTTIDVSNLETLTILALNADGKTLEYTDEDGILTSIDLETVIDNFETLTTIVDNGNGTFTYTDEDNVTTTIDVSNLETLTTLALNADGKTLEYTDEDGVLTSIDLETVIDNFETLTTIVDNGNGTFTYTDEDNVTTTIDVSNLETLTVLALNVDGKTLQYTDEDGVLTSIDLETVIDNFETLTTIVDNGNGTFTYTDEDNVTTTIDVSNLETLTVLALNVDGKTLEYTDEDGVLTSIDLETVIDNFETLTTIVDNGNGTFTYTDEDNVTTTIDVSNLETLTVLALNADGKTLEYTDEDGILTSIDLETVIDNFETLTTIVDNGNGTFTYTDEDNVTTTIDVSNLETLTVLALNVDGKTLEYTDEDGVLTSIDLETVIDNFETLTTIVDNGNGTFTYTDEDNVTTTIDVSNLETLTVLALNADGKTLEYTDEDGVLTSIDLETVIDNFETLTTIVDNGNGTFTYTDEDNVTTTIDVSNLETLTVLALNVDGKTLEYTDEDGVVTSIDLETVIDNFETLTTIVDNGNGTFTYTDEDNVTTTIDVSNLETLTVLALNVDGKTLEYTDEDGILTSIDLETVIDNFETLTTIVDNGNGTFTYTDEDNVTTTIDVSNLETLTVLALNVDGKTFEYTDEDGILTSIDLETVIDNFETLTTIVDNGNGTFTYTDEDNVTTTIDVSNLETLTVLALNVDGKTLEYTDEDGILTSIDLETVIDNFETLTTIVDNGNGTFTYTDEDNVTTTIDVSNLETLTSIALNTDNTHIDYIDEDGATTQLDLTDIVKNLESLTVLAYNDSTNTLTYTDETGIPYNLNLNEGAVAYNAVTNVLTYTDAAGNATTLTLNATDLSYNTTTQNLVYVNSLGVTQTIDLGNLVNSVIDAKDLTAADASITVTDGTGATLVDSNIKVADGGISTIKLADNAVNSAKIIDGEVKTDDLANTNVTAVKLNNDVAGVGLVKNSTTNALDVNANNGLNVDSTADAVQLGGNLIKPTTVTTDATNTLALAGLQPGTTSDKLVVAESDGTLRQVNAAMPKFFYMPPIIFDTSVNGTFTKNLHTEYLGQFSGTSNPTLVRSTAAPSEIPNVPGPTDLYYYITYYDTNVFSNVSINANGVLTYNIINNATAASFMTIVFVVK from the coding sequence ATGAAAAAATTACTACTCCTACTGATATTTATCAGTGGTAATTTTCTTTTCGCTCAAGTTGGTATCGGCACAGATATGCCTAATCCATCCACGCAGTTAGAAATTAAATCTTCTAATAGAGGTATACTTATACCTCAAATTTCGTTAACCGGCATTACGGACCAAACCACCATTACGGCGGGGAATCTGCAAAGCTTACTGGTTTATAATACTAGTACAAACGCGACACTTTCGCCGGGATACTATTATTGGTATCAGAATAAATGGCACAGACTTTTAACTGAAAACGACTTACCCGACTACATAGTTTTCTGGGATGTTGTAAATAATAACTTTTATTACTTTGATCAAAACGGAGATATTATTATTATTGATATCTCAGATTTGGAAACCCTTACTTATCTGGGTCTCAATGCCGATGGACACACGCTGGAGTACACCGATGAGGACGGTATCGTTACAAGTATTGACCTTGGAGCCGTGATCGATAATTTCGAGACCTTAACCACAATCGTCGATAACAACAATGGCTCGTTCACCTACACAGATGAGGATGGCGGTACTACAACTATTGATATTTCAAACCTTGAAACCCTTACCTATTTAGCACTGAACCCTGACGGAAGAACACTTGAGTACACCGATGAGGACGGAATTGTTACAAGTATTGACCTTGGAGCCGTGATCCAAGCTTTTGAAACATTGACCACAATCGTCGATAATAACAATGGCACGTTCACCTACACCGATGAAGATGGCGGTACTACAACTATTGATATTTCAAACCTTGAAACCCTTACCTATTTAGCACTGAACGCCGACGGAAGAACACTTGAGTACACCGATGAGGACGGTATCGTAACAAGTATCGACCTTGGAGCCGTGATCGATAATTTCGAGACATTGACTACAATCGTCGATAACAACAATGGCACGTTCACCTACACAGATGAAGACGGCGGTACTACGACCATTGATATTTCAAACCTTGAAACCCTTACCTATTTAGCACTGAACGCCGACGGAAGAACACTTGAGTACACCGATGAGGACGGTATCGTAACAAGTATCGACCTTGGAGCCGTGATCGATAATTTCGAGACACTCACCACAATCGTTGATAACGGAAACGGCACCTTCACCTACACCGATGAGGACAATGTTACGACCACCATTGATGTTTCAAACCTTGAAACATTAACCGTTCTGGCCTTAAATGTGGACGGAAAAACGTTGGAATATACTGATGAGGACGGAGTTCTGACCAGCATCGACCTTGAAACGGTTATTGATAATTTTGAAACACTTACCACGATTGTTGACAATGGCAACGGAACCTTCACCTATACCGATGAGGACAATGTTACGACAACCATCGATGTTTCTAACCTTGAAACTTTAACCGTTTTGGCATTGAATGCTGACGGAAAAACATTGGAATATACTGATGAGGACGGAGTTCTGACCAGCATCGACCTGGAAACGGTTATCGATAATTTCGAAACACTTACCACGATTGTCGATAACGGAAACGGCACTTTTACCTACACCGATGAGGACAATGTTACGACCACCATCGATGTTTCTAACCTTGAAACACTCACTACCCTAGCCTTAAACGCTGATGGAAAAACATTGGAATACACGGATGAAGACGGAGTTCTGACCAGCATCGACCTTGAAACGGTGATCGATAATTTTGAAACATTGACCACGATCGTCGATAACGGCAACGGCACCTTTACCTATACCGATGAAGACAATGTTACTACAACCATCGATGTCTCAAACCTTGAAACTTTAACCGTTCTTGCGTTGAATGCTGACGGAAAAACATTGGAATACACAGATGAGGACGGAATCCTGACCAGCATCGACCTTGAAACGGTGATTGATAATTTTGAAACATTGACCACGATCGTCGATAACGGAAATGGCACTTTTACATACACCGATGAGGACAATGTTACGACCACCATCGATGTTTCAAACCTCGAGACATTAACCGTTCTTGCGTTGAATGCTGACGGAAAAACTCTAGAATACACAGACGAAGACGGCGTGGTTACAAGCATTGACCTTGAAACTGTAATCGATAATTTTGAAACACTTACCACGATCGTTGATAACGGAAACGGCACATTTACCTACACCGATGAGGACAATGTTACGACAACCATCGATGTTTCTAACCTTGAAACTTTAACCGTTTTGGCATTGAATGCTGACGGAAAAACATTGGAATATACTGATGAGGACGGAGTTCTGACCAGCATCGACCTGGAAACTGTAATCGATAATTTTGAAACACTCACCTCGATCGTTGATAACGGAAACGGCACATTTACCTACACCGATGAGGACAATGTTACGACCACCATCGATGTCTCAAACCTTGAGACTTTAACCGTTCTGGCACTAAATGCTGACGGAAAAACTCTAGAATACACAGACGAAGACGGCGTGGTTACAAGCATTGACCTTGAAACTGTAATCGATAATTTTGAAACACTTACCACGATCGTTGATAACGGAAACGGCACATTTACCTATACCGATGAGGACAATGTTACGACAACCATCGATGTTTCTAACCTTGAAACTTTAACCGTTCTGGCACTAAATGTGGACGGAAAAACATTGGAATACACGGATGAAGACGGAGTTCTGACCAGCATCGACCTTGAAACGGTGATCGATAATTTTGAAACATTGACCACGATCGTAGATAATGGAAATGGCACATTTACCTACACCGATGAGGACAATGTTACGACCACCATCGATGTTTCAAACCTTGAAACATTAACCGTTCTTGCGTTGAATGCTGACGGAAAAACATTGGAATACACAGATGAGGACGGAATCCTGACCAGCATCGACCTTGAAACGGTGATTGATAATTTTGAAACATTGACTACAATCGTCGATAACGGAAATGGCACATTTACCTACACCGATGAGGACAATGTTACGACCACCATCGATGTTTCAAACCTTGAAACTTTAACCGTTCTTGCGTTGAATGCTGACGGAAAAACACTGGAATATACTGATGAAGACGGAGTTCTGACCAGCATCGATTTGGAAACGGTGATCGACAATTTTGAAACACTCACCACGATTGTTGACAATGGAAACGGCACCTTTACCTACACCGATGAGGACAATGTTACGACCACTATCGATGTCTCAAACCTAGAAACTTTGACTGTTTTAGCGCTGAATGTTGACGGAAAAACATTGGAATACACAGATGAAGATGGCGTGGTTACAAGCATCGACCTTGAAACGGTGATCGATAATTTCGAGACCCTCACCACCATCGTCGACAACGGAAACGGCACATTTACCTACACCGATGAAGACAATGTTACTACAACCATCGATGTTTCAAACCTTGAAACTTTAACCATTCTGGCATTGAATGCTGACGGAAAAACGTTGGAATACACGGATGAAGACGGAGTTCTGACCAGCATCGACCTTGAAACGGTAATCGATAATTTTGAAACACTCACCTCGATCGTTGATAACGGAAACGGCACCTTTACCTATACCGATGAAGACAATGTTACTACAACCATTGACGTTTCTAACCTTGAAACTTTAACCGTTTTGGCATTGAATGTGGATGGAAAAACATTGGAATACACAGATGAAGATGGCGTGGTTACAAGCATCGACCTTGAAACGGTGATCGATAATTTCGAGACCCTCACCACCATCGTCGACAACGGAAACGGCACCTTCACCTACACCGATGAAGACAATGTTACTACAACCATCGATGTCTCAAACCTTGAAACTTTAACCGTTTTGGCATTGAATGTGGACGGAAAAACATTGGAATATACTGATGAGGACGGAGTTCTGACCAGCATCGATTTGGAAACGGTAATTGATAATTTCGAGACCCTCACCACCATCGTCGACAACGGAAACGGCACCTTCACCTACACCGATGAAGACAATGTTACGACCACCATTGATATTTCAAACCTTGAAACTTTAACCATTCTGGCATTGAATGCTGACGGAAAAACGTTGGAATACACGGATGAAGACGGAGTTCTGACCAGCATCGACCTTGAAACGGTGATCGATAATTTTGAAACATTGACCACGATCGTAGATAATGGAAATGGCACATTTACCTACACCGATGAGGACAATGTTACGACAACCATCGATGTTTCTAACCTTGAAACTTTAACCGTTTTGGCATTGAATGCTGACGGAAAAACATTGGAATATACTGATGAGGACGGAGTTCTGACCAGCATCGACCTGGAAACGGTTATCGATAATTTCGAAACACTTACCACGATTGTCGATAACGGAAACGGCACTTTTACCTACACTGATGAGGACAATGTTACGACCACCATCGATGTTTCTAACCTTGAAACACTCACTACCCTAGCCTTAAACGCTGATGGAAAAACGTTGGAATATACTGATGAGGACGGAGTTCTGACCAGCATCGATTTGGAAACGGTTATCGATAATTTCGAAACATTGACCACGATTGTTGACAATGGAAACGGCACCTTTACCTACACCGATGAGGACAATGTTACAACCACCATCGATGTTTCAAACCTTGAAACTTTAACCATTCTGGCATTGAATGCTGACGGAAAAACGTTGGAATACACGGATGAAGACGGAATCCTGACCAGCATCGATTTGGAAACGGTTATCGATAATTTCGAAACATTGACCACGATTGTTGACAATGGAAACGGCACCTTCACCTACACTGATGAAGACAATGTTACTACAACCATCGATGTTTCTAACCTTGAAACACTCACTACCCTAGCCTTAAACGCTGACGGAAAAACATTGGAATACACAGACGAGGATGGCGTTCTTACCAGCATCGACCTTGAAACGGTGATCGATAATTTTGAAACACTTACCACGATCGTTGATAACGGAAACGGCACCTTTACCTATACCGATGAGGACAATGTTACGACAACCATTGACGTTTCTAACCTTGAAACTTTAACCGTTTTGGCATTGAATGTGGATGGAAAAACATTACAATATACTGATGAAGACGGAGTCCTGACCAGCATCGACCTGGAAACGGTGATCGACAATTTTGAAACATTGACCACGATTGTTGACAATGGAAACGGCACCTTTACCTACACCGATGAAGACAACGTTACGACCACCATCGATGTTTCAAACCTTGAAACTTTAACCGTTTTGGCATTAAACGTTGACGGAAAAACACTGGAATATACTGATGAGGACGGAGTTCTGACCAGCATCGATTTGGAAACGGTAATTGATAATTTCGAAACACTTACTACAATCGTTGATAACGGAAACGGCACCTTCACCTACACCGATGAGGACAACGTTACGACCACCATCGATGTTTCAAACCTCGAGACATTAACCGTTCTTGCGTTGAATGCTGACGGAAAAACACTGGAATATACTGATGAAGACGGAATCCTGACCAGCATCGATTTGGAAACGGTTATCGATAATTTCGAAACATTGACTACAATCGTCGATAACGGCAACGGCACCTTCACCTACACTGATGAAGACAATGTTACTACAACCATCGATGTTTCAAACCTTGAAACTTTAACCGTTTTGGCATTAAACGTTGACGGAAAAACACTGGAATATACTGATGAGGACGGAGTTCTGACCAGCATCGATTTGGAAACGGTAATTGATAATTTTGAAACATTGACTACAATCGTCGATAACGGAAATGGAACATTTACATACACCGATGAAGACAACGTTACGACCACCATTGATGTTTCAAACCTTGAAACTTTAACCGTTCTTGCGTTGAATGCTGACGGAAAAACACTGGAATACACTGATGAGGACGGAGTTCTGACCAGCATCGATTTGGAAACGGTGATCGACAATTTTGAAACATTGACCACGATTGTTGACAATGGAAACGGCACCTTTACCTACACCGATGAGGACAATGTTACAACAACCATCGATGTTTCAAACCTAGAAACTTTGACTGTTTTGGCATTGAATGTGGACGGAAAAACTTTAGAATACACGGATGAAGATGGAGTGGTTACAAGCATCGACCTTGAAACGGTGATCGATAATTTTGAAACATTGACCACAATCGTTGATAATGGAAATGGCACTTTTACCTACACCGATGAGGACAATGTTACGACCACAATCGATGTCTCAAACCTTGAAACATTAACCGTTCTGGCATTGAATGTGGACGGAAAAACGTTGGAATACACGGATGAAGATGGCATTCTGACCAGCATTGATTTGGAAACGGTGATCGATAATTTCGAGACACTCACCACAATCGTTGATAACGGTAACGGAACATTTACATACACCGATGAGGACAATGTTACGACCACTATCGATGTCTCAAACCTAGAAACTTTGACTGTTTTAGCGCTGAATGTTGACGGAAAAACATTTGAATACACGGATGAAGACGGCATTCTGACCAGCATCGACCTTGAAACGGTAATCGATAATTTCGAGACACTTACCACAATCGTTGATAACGGAAACGGCACTTTCACCTATACCGATGAAGACAATGTTACGACCACCATCGATGTCTCAAACCTTGAAACATTAACCGTTCTGGCATTGAATGTGGACGGAAAAACGTTGGAATACACGGATGAAGATGGCATTCTGACCAGCATTGATTTGGAAACGGTGATCGATAATTTCGAGACACTCACCACAATCGTTGATAACGGTAACGGAACATTTACATACACCGATGAGGACAATGTTACGACCACTATCGATGTTTCAAACCTTGAAACGCTTACTTCAATCGCTTTAAATACCGACAATACGCATATTGATTATATAGATGAAGATGGAGCAACTACTCAATTAGATCTAACAGATATTGTTAAGAATCTTGAGTCGTTAACAGTGCTTGCCTATAATGATTCTACTAACACACTTACCTATACCGATGAAACAGGTATTCCGTATAATCTTAACTTGAACGAAGGCGCTGTTGCGTACAATGCTGTAACCAACGTATTAACATACACAGATGCTGCCGGCAATGCAACTACGTTAACATTAAACGCAACTGATTTATCGTACAATACTACTACCCAAAATTTGGTTTATGTGAACTCTTTGGGCGTAACACAAACAATAGATTTAGGAAATTTAGTTAACAGTGTTATTGACGCAAAAGACCTAACAGCTGCAGATGCTTCTATAACTGTAACAGATGGAACGGGTGCTACCCTGGTAGATTCAAATATAAAAGTTGCCGATGGTGGGATTTCAACCATAAAACTTGCAGACAACGCGGTAAATTCAGCTAAGATAATTGATGGTGAAGTTAAAACTGACGATCTTGCTAATACAAACGTTACTGCGGTTAAGTTAAACAATGATGTTGCTGGTGTGGGGTTAGTTAAAAACAGTACTACCAATGCACTTGACGTTAATGCTAATAACGGTTTAAATGTAGATTCAACGGCAGATGCTGTACAATTAGGTGGTAACCTTATTAAACCAACTACCGTTACTACCGATGCCACAAACACATTAGCTTTAGCTGGTTTACAACCTGGTACTACCTCAGATAAATTAGTAGTTGCGGAATCTGATGGTACATTAAGACAAGTAAATGCGGCAATGCCGAAGTTCTTCTATATGCCTCCAATTATTTTTGATACTTCTGTAAATGGAACTTTCACCAAAAATTTACATACAGAATATTTAGGGCAATTTTCAGGAACAAGCAACCCTACTCTAGTCCGCAGTACCGCTGCACCTAGTGAAATACCAAATGTACCAGGTCCAACAGATTTGTATTACTACATCACATACTATGATACAAACGTATTTTCTAATGTATCAATAAATGCAAATGGAGTATTAACATATAATATCATAAATAATGCTACCGCGGCTTCATTTATGACTATTGTATTTGTAGTTAAGTAA